ATGTTGTGGGTTAGAATGATGGATGAGGAGCTTGTTTTTGGGATCTTTATGTGAGGGCTTTGGCTACTAATATTTGTAGAATGGCATGATCACTTGAGTGAGAATCACAAAgtctaaaattatgataaaaaagctcttctcaaaaaaaaaaaaaaaaaaaaatcacaaacaaGCAAACCAATCCACAAGAAAAttgcaaaagaaataaaattgaaaaaaaaaacaccaaaaaaaaaaatcataaagaatTTTCTGCTCTTTGTCAATCAATAGAACTTCTCCAACATGCTCTCGGGAATCATAAAGGATTCCAGACGGTGCTTGAGATCGATTCACTTCTGATGCATATAAAATTCAAATTACAGTCAGTGAGGGTTTGCATATAGCTGGAAATAAGTGACGATATGATTCTGTGATAAAATAAATGAAGGGAATACATGGGAGAATATTGAGAGAACTTACACAAACATATGAGCATGCATGCgcatgcacatatatatatatatatataagaaactTCTTTTATAAATTAACTGCAGTTGTTCCTGTTCCCTCAATAAAGTGCAGTTTTTGGAGGCCACAAAATTCCACACTTCTCATCCAAGCTTACCATGAGCATCATGATAGACTTTACTTGCGAGTTACATTTTCTCACAGGATATACTTGCAACTCTTAATTGAAAAAGAAGGCTTATGTTTTAGGAAGCCCCATGCTTGATTTTTGTCTTTGATATCCATTAATCTATTGAGATATTCTTCAGGTTATTAATAATCATCAATGATTCTCTAACCATTGGATTATCAACATCAACTAGTATCAATAAGCCGAGGGTGCTGGCTAGTGCAGTTCGTAAAGTCTTCAGGGGTTGGTATCAAAGATCTGGGTTCAAGTCAGGATTTATCTCATCATAGTTCTCAATAATAATGATGCTTCAAACTATTCTCAATTTACTGCAATATGAAAAGTGCTAAAATAACACACAATTCTCACTGTGTTACACAACTGATGTCTGACTTCCTCTTTAGACCTATCATGCATTGACAGAATTCTCTGTTAGCTAGCACCACTCTTGAGATGCTCATCAGATTATTCTGCCAACACAAACTTTTATAGTAATTTTTTCACCATACTCTCATTATATTTCCACACTTATGCTTGCAAGAACAAGTTAAATTTCTAACCAGGACCTATAACGTCAAAGAGAATCTACTAAGTTAGCACACTGCTCTACTCTTTGCTTAGTCATCTCATATGCCACTGCTACTGATCACTGGATCGACGACCTTTCGACTTTAGCCCCACAGCTTCTGGTCCTTCCAATCTTTGGGGTATATGAGCCATGGGAAGCCCTGTATTGGAAGCTCTTCCTTGCTATATCTCTCATCGTGCCAACCAAAGAAAGCTCTGGATTGAGCCTGATTGTCCTGTTGAACTGCTTACAGAGAGCCATATGGGACTCCAATGCTTCTTCCATCGCCATTGATGGaactttcttccttttttccttCACTGCCTCTGCACAGAGCCCACAGATCCAATTGCCGCAATGGAATTCTCGGACACGGCAAATGTAGGTTGGGGTGCAATCCTCTGACATTCCACAGCAGTGACACTCCACCCTCTCCACTTCATTGACTTTTGCAGGCTGGTTCAAGTCATCTTTGATCTTATCAGACCAAGTCCAAAAATTGGAGAAGACCATAGTGAAGTTAGTAAAAGATAGCCAAGAAAACAACAAAGAGGAGTAAATTAAACCTCAGCTATGTATGAAGCTAAGATTAACTCAAGAAGTTTGGGGTTATAATAATTGTCGCAACATCGTATATAAGGGCAATTGCACATCAGCCCCTTGACTGATCAGAACTTAGTAGAATACATACGTCCGGAATACTATCTAATTATATTACACCTATACATCATAACAATTATTATATACAAACCACTGAAGCTGGAgaatttaatcaattcatattttccaacaaaaatAATTTGTTTTTTCAGTTTTTGTATAGATTATTAGGAGCTTGATGAGTTTGACAGCCATATATAATGAAATCAATAAACCCAACTAGCGTTAATCTGATATGAAAATAATAATTCTTCTAGGACAGCttctttttaaaaagaaaaaattaaacttCTAACTCAAAGCTTTAAAGCATGTAAAGATCTAATTCTAAAAATTATACTTCTATAGAAATGTTATAATGGTCATGCATTCTATTTTTGCCAATTTTACGTAGAAAGCTAGATACAAAATGCTCTTGCCATAACTTGCATCTAAGCCCAGATTGGTCAGGTGGCTAGCCTCGGGGCCAAACATGTTGCACCACAAAATTAGAACCTTAAAGAAACCAAGTGAGGGTGCCAACGGTTTGGACCATGCAAAAGGGTCTACCCGTAGCCAAAAAAAGaacacaatattttttttttcctttttaattgAAACTTAGGCGAATAATCATTGACAATTTCATTAAGAGAATAAATTGGTATGTCCAAAGGGCCTAGAAGGTCAGAGTTAAGAGAGCACCTAAGCATGCTAGTATACTAGAATTGTTAGTGGCATAGATGTTGCTTATCATGAAAGGATTAattaccataacattgatgataagtAATATGATAATTACCTTGGATATTGGAAGGAGGTGTATCTCTTCTTTAGTTATTGGTGTAGATTCCATCATTTCTATGGTCCCTTAACACAACTGAATGCTCCTGGCTGATATGAACATAGTGTTGCATCCAAACCCTTTTTATAGACATGGTCCATCATGTGGGCGCCCAAGGGGGACGAATCTTGGCGTTGGTGGGAGATGCAGTACAAACAAAAGTAAGGTAAGTTGAACGGAGTCTTAATAGATTTCTTTAACATCAAATACAATAAGCTTCTTTTCCACGTGAGAAGTTCTTTTCTTCAGAGTGAGGAAATGATAGAGATTGTGCAGTTAGAGTACTTTGGTCTCTTCATTTAATGTTGATGTTGCAAGTAGGACTGTGAGAGGGCGTGTAGGGTATGATAAAGGGAAAGCACCAACCTCCCTCCCATCGTATTTGAAGGCCTCGCAGCCATCTCAATTTATGAAAGCTATCAAATATTATATTTGTTGTGATCATCACTCGTGATTAATCACGAGCAATGATGTATCTTACATTTGGAGATAGTAGCAGAAACTTTTCCATTGCAGTGATAAATGATGATAGTTCAAGTGGCTAATCACAGGACTATATACCAAGGAGTTGTCTCAATTCTTCTCCCTTGCAGGAGATGCAGTTTCTTCAGCCTCCCATACTAGGACTTCAATTGGTAAACTGGTTTCTTTATCTCACAAAAATAACTGAAAATTCTAATGACATTAATTATATACAAATTTCACCTTCAGAAGTCCTTATGTACATGATGAGTTAAAAAAGATACTGTCAcaaaatcaaaattatcattgTCGCAAGTCATGGTGGGACAACGAAGAAGGTTGCCGTAATTAATTTATAAAGAATTAAGTGAATTGTGCATATATCATAATTTGCTCAAGGTTTTGGGCTATCAACTCATGGTTTGGAAATTTAAACCTGACCTATTTCATTAACATGAAAGCAAATCTATCagtagagatatatatatattttttaaagactGATTTATCAGTCGGGATATAAAATATCATTAGACCAGGAATGTTGCGTGCCCTTATATATGTCACAGCCTAATGGTACATCTTGTAATGGGAACACCCCAATCATGGGTGCAAATCCTCTGTGGTACTCAAAAAGTACCGTAAGGTGCTATGCATGGTTGGACGTCGTCCATTTAAAGATAGATGGCTGTGCATACTCACGCGTGcgtgttaaaaaaattaaaaaaaaaagaatatataaaTCTCGGGGATATTTGGACAGTTTGAACATTTGTTCATTTTATGATGGACGGCATCTAACCATAAACATCACTCTGTGGTACTTTTTAGGTACTATAGAGAATCCCGTTCTCCCAATCACCGAGCTGTTTGAAGCATAATGCGGAAGAGGTACACGTGGAATCATAGTTCCTAAACCCAAATTGGAGACCAACATAGTAaacctaaaaattatataatttaactAATTGAATTAAGTGTACATAATAATTGATACAGTTTCTATTTTAAATTACATCAACATATATGTATAT
This genomic window from Elaeis guineensis isolate ETL-2024a chromosome 13, EG11, whole genome shotgun sequence contains:
- the LOC105056847 gene encoding uncharacterized protein yields the protein MVFSNFWTWSDKIKDDLNQPAKVNEVERVECHCCGMSEDCTPTYICRVREFHCGNWICGLCAEAVKEKRKKVPSMAMEEALESHMALCKQFNRTIRLNPELSLVGTMRDIARKSFQYRASHGSYTPKIGRTRSCGAKVERSSIQ